The segment AGTTCAATAAAAAGAGAGTAAAAAAGGGAAAAAACGAGATAAGAATTGGAGTTGCCGTTCATACAGGAAATCTTGTGGCAGGAAATATTGGCAGCGAAGTGAGAATGGAATATACGGTTATTGGAGATACAGTTAATTTGACCTCAAGACTTGAGCCGTTGAATAAACAGTTTGGAACTAAAATACTGATAAGTGAGAGCACCTATAGTGAAGTTAAAGATGATATTGAAGTGAGAGAAATTCCCGCTGTTGAGCTAAGGGGAAAAGAAGAAAAAGTTAAGGTCTACGATGTATTAGGAAAAAAAAGTTAGGCCCTCAGCCCGCCACTCAGTTAGCCCAAACCTCCTTTTCGGGAAGACTCCAAAGATTCTGGAGTAGCAGAGCTTGCTCTGCGTTATTAACGCGAAACAAGTTTCGCTACTCTCGACCTCCCTTTCGGGAGGACTCCAAAGATTCTGGAGTAGCAGAGCTTGCTCTGCGTTATTAACGCGAAACAAGTTTCGCTACTCCCAGCCTCCCTTTCGGGAGGACTCCAAAGATTCTGGAGTAGCAGAGCTTGCTCTGCGTTATTAACGCGAAACAAGTTTCGCTATTCCCAACCTCCCTTTCGGGAGGACTCCAAAGATTCTGGAGTAGCAGAGTTTGCTCTGCGTTATTAACGCGAAACAAGTTTCGCTACTCCCAGCCTCCCTTTCGGGAGGACTCCAAAGATTGGAGTAGCACCGCTTGCTCTGCGTTATTAACGCGAAACAAGTTTCGCTACTCCCAACCTCCCTTTCGGGAGGACTCCAAGATACTGGGGGCCTTGGGCGAAAAAAAAGATTGACAAGACTGGGGCCTTGTGGTACAATTCTGATAGCACAAGGTTAGTGCTTAAAGAAAAGGGACGAAGGCGTTCGAGAGAACGTCTTTTTTATAATCTTTTCTTTTAAAGTTAGAAAACTGGACAAAGACGTCCTTTTTAGCAGGTTTGCTAATAAGGACGTTTTTTTATTAAGACAATAATGTCTTTCGTAGACCATTATTTTTCTTGACTAATGTAAAAAAATTAGAGATAATTAAAAAATGTATTCCACGCAACACCGTCCTAATGACTTACAATAGATTATATCTACTGATGTTTTGTGAGTCAGGTGGTAATTGAAAGGAGAGGAAAAGATGGTAGAGACGAAAGTGAAAAAGTTTATGGAAAAAGTAATTGAAAAAAATCCCGGGGAAAAGGAGTTTCATCAGGCGGTGGAAGAGGTTGTTGACTCCTTGATGCCATTTCTGGGAAAAAACCCAAAATATCAGAAAGCCAAGATACTTGAGCGAATCGTAGAACCGGAAAGAGTAATCATATTTCGTGTTCCCTGGGTTGACGATAAAGGGGAAGTTCAAGTTAATCGTGGGTTTCGCATTCAAATGAACAGCGCCCTTGGTCCGTATAAAGGCGGACTTCGTTTTCATCCCAGTGTCAATTTAGGAATCCTAAAATTTCTCGCTTTTGAGCAGGTGTTCAAAAATAGTCTCACCATGCTTCCCCTGGGAGGGGGCAAAGGCGGCTCTGATTTTGACCCTAAAGGAAAATCGGATAATGAAGTTATGCGTTTCTGCCAGAGTTTTATGAATGAACTTTTTAGACATATCGGGCCGGATACGGATGTTCCTGCGGGTGATATAGGTGTGGGAGCGCGTGAAATAGGTTTTCTTTTTGGCCAGTATAAAAGACTTTGCAATGAATTTACAGGTGTTCTGACTGGTAAGTCCATTGATTGGGGGGGAAGCCTGATCAGGACCGAAGCTACTGGTTATGGCTGTGTTTATTTTGTTCAAGAAATGTTGAAAACGAAAGGCGAGTCGATTGAGGGTAAAGTTTGCACTGTTTCTGGCTCGGGAAACGTTGCCCAGTACACAGTAGAGAAGTTGCTGCAATTAGGGGCCAAACCTGTTACTCTATCTGATTCCAATGGATATATCCATGATGGAGATGGAATAGATGAGAAAAAATTGGC is part of the bacterium genome and harbors:
- the gdhA gene encoding NADP-specific glutamate dehydrogenase, whose protein sequence is MVETKVKKFMEKVIEKNPGEKEFHQAVEEVVDSLMPFLGKNPKYQKAKILERIVEPERVIIFRVPWVDDKGEVQVNRGFRIQMNSALGPYKGGLRFHPSVNLGILKFLAFEQVFKNSLTMLPLGGGKGGSDFDPKGKSDNEVMRFCQSFMNELFRHIGPDTDVPAGDIGVGAREIGFLFGQYKRLCNEFTGVLTGKSIDWGGSLIRTEATGYGCVYFVQEMLKTKGESIEGKVCTVSGSGNVAQYTVEKLLQLGAKPVTLSDSNGYIHDGDGIDEKKLAFVKELKNVRRGRIKEYAKEFDCEYFEAGRWPWEVKCDVAFPSATQNEIHESDAKKLVKNGCICVAEGANMPTRPEAIKIFQQAKILFGPGKAANAGGVAISGLEMSQNSQRLSWSHQEVDKKLHDIMVAIHEQCVKYGKQGNYIDYVKGANTAGFVKVADAMLDQGVV